A window of Hyperolius riggenbachi isolate aHypRig1 chromosome 1, aHypRig1.pri, whole genome shotgun sequence contains these coding sequences:
- the MFHAS1 gene encoding malignant fibrous histiocytoma-amplified sequence 1, whose protein sequence is MMMAAGKDACNNSCDLKTARLWRDAALRSRKLRSSLRQLTLSCGEKDKLILPDDLGDVEVLNLGNNSLEEVPDGLRSLSAGKLHVLILRRNRFLSVPSAVYELGRLTELDVSHNRLSCLTEAVGLLSQLKKLCLSHNKLQTLPKQVGLLLHLEELDVSFNRISHLPDTMQGLPRLRALDLDHNELCSFPQQLLHLPALEELDFSGNKMLGSHCGGSLPEGIRAMTLLKILWLSSTGLRTLPDSFCDLGNMESLMLDNNNLCTLPEGFGALQKLRMINLSSNAFQEFPKALLQLQELEELYVSRNKLTVIPEGISSLYRLVTLWLDNNKIRYLPDTIVELCLLEELVLQSNQIAILPDNFGKLSKVNIWKIKDNPLIQPPYEVCMKGIPYIAAYQKELAHSQPALKPRLKLVLSGQKDAGKTALRYCVTDGQQSSCILGNTGIEVTNWTADVERGLTFIVYDLAGEQSYDIINPFFLSPGALYILVVNLKAYVSKHFYTSVGYFLHYISAKVPHAVVCIVGTHVDLCDEKEIEEKCLDIHHQISLLEKKDTETLQNLVQTVDEALSQNYDMRASNPHAAFYGVSDKNLRRKKAQFQYLLNNRLQILSPVLCVSCHDYSNIRRLRDKLLSVAEHREIFPNLHRVLPKSWQMLEELHFKPQELWLTWWDSARLGLQAGLTEDRLQSALSYLHESGKLLYFEDNATLKEYVFHNLTKLIDILNVFFQRDASVLLQKLMTDSKVDELRATQLHHYVEGFLLHGLLPTHIIRLLLKPHIKTQQDLQLILELLEKMGLCYCINKPKSKPLNGATAWYKFPCYVKNEVPHAEAWINGTSISGQSLAVEQLQIEYSFPFVFPPGLFARFTVHINNHVVHRSDGKFQIFAYRGKVPVVVSFRPSIGALQPDVLSIASHASLPNIWTAWQAITPLVEELNALLQEWPGLYYTVHVLCSKCLKRGSPNPHTFPGELLTQPRPEGISEIICPKNGSERVNVALVYPPTPAVLSPCSK, encoded by the coding sequence ATGATGATGGCAGCAGGGAAGGATGCCTGCAACAACAGCTGTGACCTGAAGACTGCCCGGCTATGGAGGGATGCCGCCCTGCGCTCCAGGAAGCTGCGGAGCAGCCTTCGCCAGCTCACCCTGAGCTGCGGGGAGAAGGACAAGCTCATCCTGCCCGACGACCTGGGGGATGTAGAGGTGCTAAACCTGGGGAACAACTCCCTGGAGGAGGTCCCCGATGGCCTGCGGAGTCTGtctgcagggaagctgcatgtcCTCATCCTGCGCAGGAACAGGTTCCTCAGCGTGCCCTCTGCGGTGTATGAGCTGGGCAGGCTGACGGAGCTGGACGTGAGTCACAACCGCCTCAGCTGTCTGACCGAGGCAGTGGGGCTGCTGAGCCAGCTGAAGAAGCTCTGTCTCAGCCACAACAAGCTGCAGACACTACCCAAACAGGTCGGCCTGTTACTGCACCTGGAGGAGCTGGATGTCAGCTTCAATCGCATCAGCCATCTACCAGACACTATGCAGGGGCTCCCCCGCCTCAGAGCCCTAGACCTGGATCACAACGAGCTGTGCAGCTTTCCCCAGCAGCTGCTGCATCTGCCCGCACTGGAGGAGCTGGACTTCTCTGGTAACAAGATGCTGGGGAGCCACTGTGGCGGCTCCTTACCTGAGGGCATTCGGGCCATGACGTTATTGAAGATCCTGTGGTTGAGCAGCACGGGGCTACGCACCTTGCCAGACTCATTCTGTGACTTGGGCAACATGGAAAGCCTCATGCTGGACAACAACAATCTCTGCACATTGCCCGAGGGCTTTGGGGCTTTGCAAAAGTTAAGGATGATCAACCTGTCCTCAAACGCCTTTCAGGAGTTCCCGAAGGCCCTGCTGCagctgcaggagctggaggagctATATGTGAGTCGTAATAAACTGACAGTCATACCCGAGGGCATCTCCAGCTTGTATAGGCTGGTTACTTTGTGGTTGGATAACAACAAGATAAGGTACCTGCCTGACACTATTGTGGAGCTTTGCTTGCTGGAGGAGCTGGTGTTGCAAAGtaaccaaatagcaattctcccagACAACTTTGGAAAACTCTCCAAAGTTAATATCTGGAAAATCAAAGACAACCCTTTGATTCAACCTCCTTATGAGGTGTGCATGAAAGGGATCCCTTACATTGCTGCATATCAGAAAGAACTGGCACATTCACAGCCTGCACTTAAGCCAAGGTTAAAATTAGTCCTCTCAGGCCAGAAGGATGCTGGTAAGACAGCACTTCGGTATTGTGTCACTGACGGTCAGCAATCAAGCTGCATACTGGGAAATACAGGGATTGAGGTCACTAACTGGACAGCTGATGTAGAAAGGGGACTTACTTTTATTGTGTATGATTTAGCTGGGGAGCAGAGCTATGACATAATCAACCCGTTCTTCCTTTCCCCTGGTGCTCTGTATATCCTTGTGGTTAATTTAAAAGCTTATGTTTCTAAGCATTTTTATACATCTGTAGGCTATTTTCTACACTATATCAGTGCCAAGGTACCACATGCAGTTGTATGCATAGTAGGAACTCATGTAGATTTATGTgacgagaaagagattgaggaaaaATGCCTTGATATACACCACCAGATATCTCTGCTGGAAAAAAAGGATACGGAGACCTTACAGAATCTGGTACAGACTGTTGACGAAGCACTTAGCCAAAATTATGACATGCGTGCCTCAAATCCTCACGCAGCATTTTACGGTGTTAGTGACAAGAATCTGAGAAGGAAAAAAGCCCAATTCCAATATTTATTAAATAATCGTCTTCAGATTCTTTCACCTGTCCTTTGTGTTAGCTGCCATGATTATTCAAACATTAGACGCTTGAGGGATAAGCTTCTTTCTGTGGCTGAACACAGAGAAATTTTCCCAAACTTGCACAGAGTTCTTCCCAAATCCTGGCaaatgctggaagagttgcacttTAAACCTCAGGAGCTCTGGTTAACTTGGTGGGACTCAGCAAGGTTAGGCCTACAAGCAGGGCTAACTGAGGACAGACTGCAGAGTGCCCTGTCTTATTTACATGAAAGTGGAAAGCTGCTCTATTTCGAAGACAATGCAACTCTTAAAGAGTACGTTTTTCATAATTTGACAAAACTGATTGATATTTTGAATGTCTTTTTCCAGAGAGATGCCTCTGTTTTACTACAAAAACTAATGACTGATTCTAAGGTGGATGAGTTAAGGGCCACACAGCTTCATCATTATGTGGAGGGCTTCCTGCTTCATGGCCTTTTGCCCACCCATATTATTAGGTTACTACTTAAACCGCACATCAAAACACAACAAGACCTGCAGCTAATTCTAGAACTTTTGGAAAAAATGGGTCTCTGTTATTGTATCAATAAACCTAAATCCAAACCATTAAACGGAGCAACAGCTTGGTACAAATTCCCCTGCTATGTGAAGAATGAAGTACCTCATGCAGAAGCCTGGATTAATGGTACTAGCATATCAGGACAATCTCTAGCAGTGGAACAGCTACAGATCGAATACAGTTTTCCTTTTGTATTTCCACCTGGCTTGTTTGCTCGTTTTACTGTTCACATTAATAATCATGTTGTGCATCGCTCGGATGGTAAATTTCAGATCTTTGCTTACAGGGGAAAAGTGCCAGTCGTAGTGAGCTTTAGACCTTCCATAGGAGCCTTACAGCCAGATGTTTTGTCTATTGCCAGTCATGCATCACTGCCTAATATATGGACTGCTTGGCAGGCTATAACACCTTTGGTTGAAGAACTGAATGCATTATTACAAGAATGGCCTGGACTTTACtacacagtacatgttttgtgctCCAAGTGCCTTAAAAGGGGATCACCTAATCCACACACtttcccag